Genomic window (Deltaproteobacteria bacterium):
ATGCCCGGCTCTTCGGGCTGGGAATGGTCGAAGGGCCTTTCCCCGAACACTACGAGCCCTTAGAGTGCCCCATTGAAAAGAACCTGATGTCCTCGCAAAAGTTCAACCCGGCGGCCAAAATTTTTGGGGAGTCGGGTATCGGTGCCGGGGCAGACAAGTTTCTTTCCTGCGACCCGCGGTTCCCCTTAGTCTGTACGACCTACCGGGTAACCGAGCATTGGCAGACGGGGGTGATGACCCGTTGGACTCCCTGGCTGATCGAGCTGGAGCCCCAGATGTTTGTGGAGATGTCCAAAGAGCTGGCCAAGGATAAAGGCATCCGCAATGGGGAACGAGTGGTGGTTAAGTCAGCCCGTGGCGAAGTCGATGCCAAGGCGATCGTTACCGACCGTTTCAAACCCTTCAAGATTGCGGACCAGACCGTGCACCAGGTGGGCATCCCCTGGCACTTCGGGTGGGTCACTCCGCCGGATGGAGGAGATAGCGCCAACCTGCTGACCCCCACCATTGGAGATGCTAACACCATGATCCCGGAGTCCAAAGCTTTCATGGTGAACGTCGAGAAGAAAGGGGGGAAGTGAGATGGAAGAAAAAGTGATGCTCATCGACGTCTCCAAGTGCACAGCCTGTCGGGGCTGCCAGGTGGCTTGCAAGCAATGGAACAAGCTTCCGGCAGAGAAAACCCAGCAGCGGGGCACCCATCAGAACCCCCCTGACCTGACTCCAACTACCTGGAACCTGGTCCGCTATACCGAGCTCCCCACTAAGAATGGAGAGATGCGCTGGCTGTTCCGCAAAGACAATTGCATGCACTGTACAGACCCGGCCTGCCAGAGGGCATGCCCGGTTCCGGGTTGTATTTTCAAAACCCCGGAAGGGGCGGTGGTGATCGACAAAGAGAAGTGTATCGGCTGTGAGTACTGCGTGAATGTCTGTCCCTTTGGAATCCCGCGGTTTGACCCGGCGACAAAGAAGGTCTATAAATGCACGCTCTGCTGGGATCGGATCAGCCAGGGCCAAATTCCGGCCTGCGCTAAGACCTGCGCCCCCGGAGCAGTGACTTTCGGTTCTAAGGACAAAATGATCGCCCAGGCCTATGCCCGCGCCAAAACTCTGGGTGGGGATGCCACGGTATACGGGGATAAATTTGTCCAGGGAACGCATGTGGTCTACGTACTACCGGAGAAGGTGCGCATGTACGAAAAAATGGTGGTCAACCCATCGATACCTGTTTCGGTTTATCTATGGAAAGACTTCCTCAAACCGCTTTCTGTATTAGCCATTGGGGCTGCGCTGGTGGGAACATTCTTCCATTACATCATTAAAGGGCCCAAGCGCCCTGAAGAAGGGGGTGAGTGAACATGGCTAAACCAAAGAACTTAATCCTCAGTTCCACAGCTTTCGAAAGGGTGGTCCACTGGATCCTGGCGGGGAGTTGCCTTTTCCTCTTCCTCACGGGCTTTGGGTTGATGTTCCACTCCCTCTCTTTCATTGCCAATTTCTTTCCCGGCGGATACTATATTATGAAGTTGCTCCACAACATCGACGGGATTATCTTTGGCGTTGCCTTCCTCTTCGCCCTCGTGGCCTGGGGGAAGGATACGCTGTATTTTGACGAAGACGATAAGAAGTGGTTCCGCGTTTTGGGGGGCTATCTGTGGGAAGTGGAAAAAGTGCCCGAGGCCGGAAAGTTCAACGCCGGCCAGAAAATGTTCTTCATGGTGCTTTTCCTCTTCTGGTTCATCATGATGGGAACAGGAATTTTCATGTGGTTCCCCTTCTTTCCCCCGGAGTTGACCCGTTGGCTTTATGTCTTGCACGCCCTCGGTGTTTTGGTCCTGGGCGGGTTTTTGGTCATCCATTTTTACCTGGGGACCTACGGTAACCCCGGAACCTTCCAGGTCATGGGCCACGGATTTGTGACCAAGGGCTGGGCGAAGAAGCACCGCCCCAAATGGCTGCGGGACGTGGAAGCCGGTAGGCGGTCAGTTTAAAAATTGAGGTAAATCTGACAAAAGAGGCTTACTCTGAATTTCAGGGTAAGCCTCTTTAATTGTAGATTGCAGATTTTCGATGGCAGACCATTTTAGATTTCAGATCGCAGATTTCGGATTGCAGATTTTTCAGTTTTTTTCCAATCTGAAATCTTCAATCCGCAATGGTGTGTTGTTTCTTCCTGGACTCGCTTAAAGAAGTGCTGTAAAATAGCCCCGAATAAATCAGGACGCAGATTGGCGCAGATAAATACAGATTTAAATTTTTTTAAAATTTGGCTCTTACGTCTTAAAGTCTTTAATCCTGATTATCTGCGTTCATCTGCGTCCCAGAAGGATATTACTTTATGGATACGAACTTGCAAAAGCTCCGCCGGCAGAAGGAAAAGAGGCCCAATTACCGTGAAGTTCTGGAGTTGGCCGAGAGACTTATCGTCGTGAAGCAGCAAATGAAGAAGCAATGGGCTTTTTTACCAAGCCCTATGGATCCCATTAAACTGCGAATCCATATGCAGGAGGGATTCCCTTATTTTCGGCCAGGTGAAATCCCCCTGGATCAAGCTCAAATTCAAGAATATTTTCAGCGCCTTTTGGGAATCCTTAAGGAACAAAACCCCAAAAAGTACGATGCTTTAAGGAACTCCATCACCGAAAAAGGTTTTGAGTTTACTCCTTTTTTGAAGCGTTTTCTATTAGACCGCCTGACGGAAGATCGCCTTGGGGAAGAAATCGGCGAAGAAGGAAGCCTGTTGTTTTTTTTCGTTCTCCAATCCCTTAAACCGGCCTTCGAAATTTATGCGGAATACTGGCGGAAGGAGCAGAAAGAATTTTCTTGGGCTCATGGGTATTGCCCTTTTTGCGGGGGATATCCGGGCATGGGGGAAATCCGGGAAGAAGGGAAACGGATTCTTCATTGCCCGCTCTGCGCCATGGAATGGGATTTTCCCCGCATGAAATGCCCTTACTGCCTGAATGAGGACCAGGAAAAGCTCACCTATTTCCAGGTGGAAGGAGAAGCGGGTAATCGAGTAGACATTTGTCTATTGTGCCAGCGTTATCTCAAGACCGTTGATGTCCGGGAAAGGGTAGAGGACCTGAATTGGGAAGTTGAGGATTACCTGACCCTGCACTTAGACCATTTGGCCCAAGAAGAAGGGTATACACGCCCCGAGGGACTTTTCGTTGAAGTACGATGAATCGAATGCGGAATTCGGAATGTGGATTGCGGAATAAGAAAAAAGGCGGCGATTGGGGAGAGGTAAGTGGGAAAAACCCTACTCCGAACTCTTAACTCCGAACTACCTTTTGAGGGACTCGGTGAAGATCTCGGTCGTTAAAAACATCATGGAGGCAAACCAGCGCCTGGCTGAGGAAAACCGCCGGCAGTTTTCTCAAAATCGGGTGCTGGTTATCAACCTCATG
Coding sequences:
- a CDS encoding formate dehydrogenase N subunit beta transmembrane domain-containing protein, coding for MEEKVMLIDVSKCTACRGCQVACKQWNKLPAEKTQQRGTHQNPPDLTPTTWNLVRYTELPTKNGEMRWLFRKDNCMHCTDPACQRACPVPGCIFKTPEGAVVIDKEKCIGCEYCVNVCPFGIPRFDPATKKVYKCTLCWDRISQGQIPACAKTCAPGAVTFGSKDKMIAQAYARAKTLGGDATVYGDKFVQGTHVVYVLPEKVRMYEKMVVNPSIPVSVYLWKDFLKPLSVLAIGAALVGTFFHYIIKGPKRPEEGGE
- a CDS encoding formate dehydrogenase subunit gamma codes for the protein MAKPKNLILSSTAFERVVHWILAGSCLFLFLTGFGLMFHSLSFIANFFPGGYYIMKLLHNIDGIIFGVAFLFALVAWGKDTLYFDEDDKKWFRVLGGYLWEVEKVPEAGKFNAGQKMFFMVLFLFWFIMMGTGIFMWFPFFPPELTRWLYVLHALGVLVLGGFLVIHFYLGTYGNPGTFQVMGHGFVTKGWAKKHRPKWLRDVEAGRRSV
- a CDS encoding formate dehydrogenase accessory protein FdhE, which produces MDTNLQKLRRQKEKRPNYREVLELAERLIVVKQQMKKQWAFLPSPMDPIKLRIHMQEGFPYFRPGEIPLDQAQIQEYFQRLLGILKEQNPKKYDALRNSITEKGFEFTPFLKRFLLDRLTEDRLGEEIGEEGSLLFFFVLQSLKPAFEIYAEYWRKEQKEFSWAHGYCPFCGGYPGMGEIREEGKRILHCPLCAMEWDFPRMKCPYCLNEDQEKLTYFQVEGEAGNRVDICLLCQRYLKTVDVRERVEDLNWEVEDYLTLHLDHLAQEEGYTRPEGLFVEVR